The DNA window AACAATTATCATCTGCACCTCTTCAGCAGAAACTTTATTCAAGAATCATAATCAAACATCTCCACCGCAATAATACCACTTTGTATTAACATATAATATATGTTATTTATATGAAATAATTATAACTTTGATGCTAtttctatgtatataattttccctccttctttatatttattcacttatttattaattttccccaaaatatatataataccaaaaatattaaatatgaaaaaaatataaattctttttatgtttattcgcttattaaatatcaaaaaaatatacaagtcACTAAAAATCCTATGTACATCTAATACatacaaatgaataaaaattctaTATCCATCTAATCAATatatatcaatatatatataaatcaatTATACTGTTTTATATCAATACAGATCAATCAAAATCATATATGATTAGCATACATAATGGGGCACCCCGCAAAACTCGCGGGGCACAATgcctagtatatatatatatatatatatatatatatatgaacaGGTTGGGCCTTAATTGGCCTTGAGCTTAGTGAGGTTGAAACTCCGTTCATATTTAATTCGGACCTATAATTGAGTTCCAAACTCTATCCGATCCTATTAAATATTGGACTCATCGGCCTTTTTTACTCAGGCTAACCCGACCTATTAACAGTCTTATATATCAATTACAATCaccaaacaaaaattaaaaaaaaaattgattttctcTGTAAACTTGCATGAGGTACAGGTACATTATATCTTAACATATTTACGTTTCATAAGCTATAGGAAACAACATCAAAAAGACTTCTCAAACATCGAAACGGATTTCTTTTCAATTGCTTTCTATTGCCAAAAAATCGTTCAATTGGTTTCAAAGAAAGCTATCATAAAACATTGTAAGTTTAGGGGAAGGATGGATTGGATGATATAGGAGAAGCGAGCGTAAGTAAGGTGTTCAGGTTCAAAACTTTCCATTTacactaataaaaaaataggataatattagaaacctcccttgaggtttctgttAATGACACCTGCTCCCCTAAGGTTTTGAAAATATCACTTACTTCCTTAATTTTTGTTattgtgtaacaaaattttcaaaaatcctaaactaCCCTTTTGCTTATTTTGCTAAATAAAATAATCATCAACCACTTTGTTTACTCCAAGAAAAACCATCACCTAAAAAATAATCTCTAGTAGTACCACCACATCACAAAACTATGATCTATacaaatataaatttgaaaaataacaaaGATATTTGTAAAGAAATGCATTACTACAAATTTAATTATATGTGAGTTTATTTGATATATGAATTATGTATCAAGTGAGGGTTAATATAGTCTTTTTGTAACTATTGGGGAGGTaagtaatatttttaaaacttcaaagGTACTAAGTATAAGGAGAaaactcaagggaggtttttgattatccctaaaaaaatttaaaaaaaaaattataagatCCTTCTATTGTTACAAAAGTTCGCATTTTGCCTGTTCATTCTCATCTAGAATAGTACAATCATTTcctattcttattttttattctcCCAATTAAATGCAATTTACATTCCATGGACAAGAATCAGTTAGGTGGCCACAAGAATTGAGATTAAAATTCTTCTTATTGTTAGGTTCAAAGTTTGAATCCTATGTTTAGAGTTGGGGATAAGGATTATCTCAAAAAAAGAGTTGGGGATAAGATGATTGTGGGggatggaaagaaaaaaaagattgcTTTAGTTGAAACCACCACATGTGACACATACTAATataatttttcataaaaaatgcAGGCCATCCAAAtacaaacctttttttttttctttcctttcttggcTAGTGGTATATATGGACTGTTTATCTTCTTtctaattttataaaaaaaatgtatgggTTGTCCATTTTATTCTGGCTGTTTCCATTCTGCTTCCCGTTTGTATGAACAATTAGTTAGAAGAATGACCAGCAAAGCGGGGACCATGATAAAGAATAATCTTGAAATTTCGATTAAGTGAAAATTTATTAGTTCCAAAAATTCCCTTTGATTTTGCATTTGATACGTTGAGGGTAAAGTAAATGAATTGACATATAATGAAGTGTTTTCACTATTAGCATTACTCGTATTTCAAGAAATGGAAGCGGAAGCCCTAAAATAATTAAGCCCATTGGAGTATTTGGGTTGAAAATATCGTTTAAAGAATAGGCGAGATTGTATACCTTACCCGGTTtctaaatataaaaatttaattacaaaaaaaaaccaTTTAACAGCATTAGAAGAAGCTACAAATACTTGACAAAATATGGAGTAGGTGAAGGACAACAGAACAATACAAAACAAAATACTCCTCACCATAAGCACCATCTCTCAGACTCTCTTACCTTATACCAGTTACCTCTCTCTCAGAAAGTAGGCAGATCAAAAACCAGGAAATTTTTGACCTTCCCAAAATAGCATTTAACCCAAAgcaaaaaaaaggagaaaaaaatatGACAGTCCATACTGAATTATATATCATTATATGAAGTAATAGGTATCCTCTCACATATGATCAACGCCCTCCTCTTCCTCATCTTCCTCGTACTCACCGTCTTCATCTGCAGTGGCATCCTGGTACTGCTGGTATTCGGAAACAAGGTCATTCATGTTGCTCTCGGCCTCTGTGAACTCCATTTCATCCATTCCTTCCCCAGTATACCAGTGCAAGAAAGCCTTTCTCCTGAACATGGCAGTGAACTGCTCGCTCACTCTCCTGAACATTTCCTGGATCGATGTTGAGTTGCCAATGAAGGTTGATGCCATCGTGAGTCCTCTAGGTGGGATGTCACAGACACTTGATTTCACATTGTTGGGGATCCACTCGACAAAGTAGGAAGAGTTCTTGTTCTGGACATTGATCATTTGCTCATCAACTTCCTTGGTGCTCATCTTGCCTCTGAACATGGCTGATGCAGTCAGGTAGCGTCCATGACGCGGGTCAGCAGCACACATCATGTTCTTTGCATCCCACATTTGTTGGGTCAGTTCTGGAACTGTAAGAGCACGATATTGCTGAGAACCACGAGAGGTCAGAGGAGCAAAGCCAACCATGAAAAAGTGTAAGCGGGGGAAGGGAATAAGGTTGACAGCAAGCTTCCTGAGATCAGAATTGAGTTGGCCAGGGAATCGGAGACAGCAAGTCACCCCACTCATGGTTGCAGAAATCAAGTGATTCAAATCACCAACTGAAAGAACAAAATAAGAGGCATAATGATAAGATAAATcagacaaaacaaaaacaaaatgtaGATGAAAAACATTGTGGGACAACAAACAAAAAGCTGCTAATCAAGTTCATGGCTGCCCAACTCATGATCAATTAAATTAGATTTAATGCAATTAGACCGTTGAAGGATCACCATCTTCTTCAAAATAATATCCTACTACCAGGGTCACAAAAGTGGCTTCAATTTGTGATGCAAGAGAACTAGCTGAAACAGTCAAGTAATAAGAACATAATTTAAGTCATTCCCATGTATAACCACATTTTACATAAGCAGGTATCATAAGATCACTTCTTAACAAACACACACAAATATGCCAGATGGCAACAAATCCCAAGTCATTAAGTCTACATAGATTGTAACTATGAGAAACTACTAAAAGCTAAAAAGCAGTGGCAAAAAATTGATCTTCATGTGGTCCCTTAATTGCAAATTATCTATTCTATGTGGTCAACCAGCAGCACCCACTTGACCAGAGGTAACATGAAAGTAGATTATCAATACACGGATGGAAATGAATATCTATCTAAAGAACATGTGACTCCAAGAATCAATAAGATCTATACACATGTAACAGCAACAATGCACATGCAGCATTATTATCAGGTCATCAATACCTATAGAAACACATGACAACTAGATCTGAAAATGGCACAACGGCAATGATAACAGTGACATATTTCTCGTACTTCAAATATCAGATACCATAAAGATGTTATCCAGAAATTTCTGATATTAAGCATGCAATAAAATCATGACCCATTTCTAATGATACCAACAAATAAAGCTTAAAAAAATGAAGTGacaaaacaaaaatcaattaaaagaaataattcaGAAGACACTCACAGCTGGGAGTGGTCAGTTTAAGAGTCCTGAAGCAGATATCGTACAAAGCTTCATTATCAAGAACCATGCACTCATCTGCATTCTCAACAAGCTGATGCACTGAAAGAGTGGCATTATATGGCTCCACCACTGTATCAGAAACCTTTGGGGATGGGAAAACAGAGAATGTAAGCATCATTCTGTCAGGGTACTCCTCCCTGATCTTTGAAATCAATAAGGTACCCATGCCAGAACCTGTTCCTCCACCAAGTGAGTGGCACACTTGAAAACCTGCCAAAGGCAACACAGTGAGCCACACATTAAAACTGAGCTTTAGCAAGAACTCATAGATTAGCATTAATCTGCCAGACATTCTAATTATGTTCtaaatatcttcaatatatgcAGCATTGGCTAAAATAGAACCAAATTACTCACCAAAATACTATCTAGGCagccaattaaataatttacaatTAACAGCACATTATCAGTAGCTAACAGTTCATCTACTAAAGCATTACAGAACTTAAATTAAGGGTATCAAATCTGTATATTTTTACCTTGAAGGCAATCGCAGTTCTCAGCCTCCTTCCTCACAACATCAAGAACGGAGTCAATAAGTTCAGCACCCTCAGTATAATGCCCTTTGGCCCAGTTGTTTCCAGCACCAGACTGACCGAAAACAAAGTTATCAGGCCTGAAGATCTGGCCATATGGACCGGTGCGGACACTGTCCATAGTGCCGGGCTCCAGATCCATAAGAACAGCACGAGGTACAAACCTCCCACAAGATGCCTCATTGTAGTACACATTAACACGCTCCAATTGCAAATCTGAGGTTCCAACATATCGTCCAGTTGGATCTATCCCATGCTCATCACACACTACTTCCCAGAACTTTGATCCAATTTGGTTGCCACATTGTCCTCCTTGAACGTGAAGGATTTCTCTCATCTTTCCTGAAATTCAGAACAACATTGGCCAACAAGTTAACATCAATTAAGAACCATACACACTTGAGAATAGCGCATTACAAAgaatttcatctttttttttgctttatgAATAATTAagtgattttcctttttataatgGAAAACCGTTCTTAACGAGCATAACCAATACAGCAACATCATAATGCTAGATATACTTATTGCTGTTTCaccaaaaaattaaagaaatcaGTAAAGATCAAAATCACTATacataacaaaataaaatgaaatcaCTCAGATCCGCAAAAAATTTATAAGATCACAAAATTAAAAGCATATTTTAGCAATTTGACACCAAATCAAGGTATtcagagatagatctacaaagTCCCCAACCACAAAACCTCGAAAAAAAAACATTCATATTCTTATAATTGTGACAAAAATCGACAGTGAAACAACAGCGAGAACAGATCTACATCATAAAATCTAtttcaataaataaaaaataatataaaattcacCGGCATTTCcacaaattttgatttaaattgCTCTGAAATGAAAAAACCAGATCTGTATAAAGAAAATTTCGATCAAAACAATCAAAAAGGGGTAAAACACCCCACGATCTGCTAACATTTCCACAAATTCCATAAATGCAGAGCAAAATAATCTCACACGGATCACCTATACACTAAAAGACGCCGAATTAAGCGAATAAAACATTTGAGAAAATGCGGCACAAGAAATCGAGGAAATGCGATTTAAATTGAACGGAGAAATATATCAATGTCAGAAATTTAACAATTAAACTACTAACCTTGAGTTTGATTAAGAGAATTCCGAGAATATGTTCTGAAAATTCGATCGAGAGAGCAAAAATCGCCACTcgaacgagagagagagagagagagagagagatgatgGGGGTGTGAGAGTGAGGAAAAATATGAACCCTACTCGATGATTATATATAAAGCGGACGAGAGATCAACGGCTGATATTGCTTCCCTCCTATTTCTTGTGGGCCAACAGATGCCGTTGGATCAAGACAATCAACGGTTGGGATTGGGTAATTAGTACTAATCACtgagattttgaaattttttaaatcCGAGAAATGAGTCGTTTGACGGAATTGCCCTTTGGTTGAATTACTAGAATATCCGTTGACAGTTGTAAAGTTTGAATTCGTGCACTTGTCTCGTATTTTGGAAACCGATTCAAATTttttgggtaatttcttttttcttttactgtTCTGATCAAGTCTTGTCTGGCTATAATGTATCTTGGAGCCTGTCGTTTTTACATTTTACACCTGGGTAAATGTTAACGTTCAAAAAACTCCAAAATCGAGCCGTTCAGACCAGATTAGACATGtactattatttatttattactaGCAAATCTTATCCAATACATTTGCGGTACTTTTTATTAGTAGCATTTTTTTGgaacttgtttggattgtaaattttTCGAAAAAAATCACTTCACACATCTCTTAATCATCTATTTACTTCGGATACATTATACCGTTATAGTATatctttctttaaaaaatataaaagcttGCAAACCAAATAGGGCTTTTAGGTGGCTGGTATGTTTCTCATTCTTTCTTCAAAATGCATCtagggagttttttttttaactcatcGATAGGGAATAATTAAGATTCAACCAAATATAGTACAAGTtcaattagttttattttggtaggaaaaacaataaaaacttATGAGAAGAAGGGCAATGATGAGACTAAAAAATTAGTTAAATGAGAATCAAACTCTTGTAATAGATGTCAATgaaatatgaaaaaagaaagTCCCTAACAAATTTTAGTAGATTTTTTGAATGTCAAATATAtgttcttcttcatttttttcttaagCCCTTCTTCATTATTATGTCTATACATTGCATATATTTTCCTTCCAAATAATTTTGGGAGACTCAGATATATATTTCGGACATTAatattttttccaagaaaaaaagaaaactcatGCCTTTGAATAAACTATGCTTGAATAtctttaaattattttttgcgCTTGAATTTTTCACACTATATtctcttttattgtttaaaaataaatttttgcagGTTAGTTGAGCAAAATTTCACATTTTCcgtgaaaatttcttttatacATTTCTCTACCATTTTACCTCACATACATAACATCTTCAAAAGCGTAATAGtaatctttttttaaaaaattccaaaaaatgcaatccaaacaaccGCTAATATACTTTAACCCCTATAAATTTTTAAATCAGCTCATTAAACCAAAATACTAGCAAAATATGTCCCCAAACCCAGGCAGATTACTAATAAAatgttggattttttttttttttttgcttttacttacccaatcatttttttatgttccctgttctttttcttgtttatttgtttctcatttttttaCTACGTTTTTCCTTCTGTTAACCCTCTCCCTCCCATAAACTCTTAAATCATCAAGAACTTCTTGTTCTTATTACCCCTCCCCCTTTTTCTTCCCCCTGTTTTGCCTCTttagaaaaaagagaaagaagaccAAATACTTTGGCAACATTCATGTTACACCTCCATGATTGATCGTATGTCCACAATTCTAGCCACAGGTATAGGTCTAAACACACACATGTATGTTTCTAAAAAATCACCTACTGTCAAATTGAATTTTTCATCTATTCGAGCAGAAGAGaca is part of the Coffea eugenioides isolate CCC68of chromosome 6, Ceug_1.0, whole genome shotgun sequence genome and encodes:
- the LOC113776523 gene encoding tubulin beta-5 chain; this encodes MREILHVQGGQCGNQIGSKFWEVVCDEHGIDPTGRYVGTSDLQLERVNVYYNEASCGRFVPRAVLMDLEPGTMDSVRTGPYGQIFRPDNFVFGQSGAGNNWAKGHYTEGAELIDSVLDVVRKEAENCDCLQGFQVCHSLGGGTGSGMGTLLISKIREEYPDRMMLTFSVFPSPKVSDTVVEPYNATLSVHQLVENADECMVLDNEALYDICFRTLKLTTPSFGDLNHLISATMSGVTCCLRFPGQLNSDLRKLAVNLIPFPRLHFFMVGFAPLTSRGSQQYRALTVPELTQQMWDAKNMMCAADPRHGRYLTASAMFRGKMSTKEVDEQMINVQNKNSSYFVEWIPNNVKSSVCDIPPRGLTMASTFIGNSTSIQEMFRRVSEQFTAMFRRKAFLHWYTGEGMDEMEFTEAESNMNDLVSEYQQYQDATADEDGEYEEDEEEEGVDHM